A genomic region of Caenorhabditis elegans chromosome V contains the following coding sequences:
- the T09D3.9 gene encoding uncharacterized protein (Confirmed by transcript evidence), translating into MIILSLFLAPLMSTAQEIPPNIMSPINLNFSEYGTSISQFAWPKILAKYTVNNVTPIALSFNKGFKSSYMAR; encoded by the exons ATGATCATCCTCTCGCTTTTTTTAGCGCCTCTGATGAGCACCGCTCAA GAAATTCCACCAAACATCATGAGCcctataaatttaaatttctccgAATACGGGACTTCAATAAGTCAATTTGCCTGGCCCAAGATACTTGCGAAGTACACTGTCAACAATGTG ACTCCCATTGCTCTCAGCTTCAATAAAGGCTTCAAATCCTCGTACATGGCAAGATGA
- the srd-9 gene encoding G_PROTEIN_RECEP_F1_2 domain-containing protein (Partially confirmed by transcript evidence), with amino-acid sequence MIEVIVLMIYYAILGAFGIVLNGLLLLLAIFRSPSQIKTYRILIINFALTDMFSSFLMMFCAPRIIPLDYAMAHIFYGLCHFGHPFLCYASWSALLHLFIHSMWSLLLSFAYRNYILSSAPPSTWKVFMFSVFIYIPSFTQFIVLMFTAADPYLIFGMLKSKFPDYTFEISTVTGISDALSPAATFSILNMTVPVFAIYTAILVFRRKILCRLGKNTENLRSETKSIHKQLLRALTLQACLPVLFVGGVFCFFIQAIRLITHPIFECLICAIPAPIPLLSSIISLYHIRPYRREILRIFTRVTIPIPQIEPASSAVALAAKHKISVLSMGRLHRLSVPNNS; translated from the exons atGATTGAAGTTATCGTTCTGATGATTTACTATGCCATCCTTGGAGCATTCGGAATAGTCCTGAATGGTCTTCTTTTGCTTTTAGCAATATTCCGATCTCCGTCTCAAATCAAAACCTACCGAATTCTAATCATCAACTTTGCACTCACGGATATGTTTTCCTCATTTCTAATGATGTTCTGTGCACCAAG aatcataCCACTCGACTATGCCATGGCCCATATATTTTATGGGCTTTGTCACTTTGGACATCCATTTTTATGTTACGCATCCTGGAGTGCACTTCTTCATTTATTCATACATTCAATGTGGTCACTACTCTTATCATTTGCATATCGTAACTATATACTCTCATCTGCTCCCCCATCTACGTGGAAAGTATTCATGTTCAGTGTTTTTATATACATTCCATCATTCACTCAGTTCATTGTGCTAATGTTCACCGCCGCGGATccttatttgatttttggaatgttgaAATCAAAGTTCCCAGATtatacatttgaaatttcaactgtTACGGGAATATCCGATGCATTATCTCCAGCTGCTACATTTTCAATCCTAAACATGACAGTTCCAGTTTTTGCGATTTACACTGCAATCCTTGTATTTCGAAGGAAAATTCTTTGCCGTCTCGGGAAAAACACCGAGAATTTACGTTCTGAAACAAAATCCATCCACAAGCAACTGTTGAGAGCATTGACGCTGCAAGCTTGTCTTCCAGTTTTATTTGTTGGCGGAGTATTCTGCTTTTTTATCCAAGCAATCCGGCTGATTACCCacccaatttttgaatgtctGATATGTGCAATTCCTGCTCCAATCCCACTTTTATCATCTATTATTTCACTTTACCATATCCGACCCTATCGCCGGGAAATCTTGCGTATCTTTACAAGAGTAACCATTCCTATTCCACAAATTGAACCGGCTTCTTCTGCAGTTGCTCTCGCTGCTAAACATAAAATTTCTGTACTTAGCATGGGGAGGTTACATCGATTAAGTGTTCCCaacaattcttaa
- the C35A11.3 gene encoding Glycoprotein (Predicted), with the protein MTSIHLLLLLTMCTPVAETNYQPSDPAPFDTFCTRETSTTTATESTTVSTPTTATSSTPELSSSNSPSTETTTCASPTTSTNGHLTSTTDGAATSPIKTETPKHQICFTPNQATFSRNSTLIQGTCITKPFTGYAMAIRRQDDLEERDYSKILTFKPIVFYEKANETGPHLYLENHRGLNVIFVFYNNKKNVVILDASQKNNCANDKADCLPFEYRDINAFIYHICWDRDTHADGNFIDALLEKMLS; encoded by the exons ATGACTTCTATCCACCTTCTTCTCCTCCTTACCATGTGCACTCCTGTCGCTGAGACAAACTACCAG CCAAGCGATCCGGCTCCTTTTGACACGTTCTGTACTCGCGAGACCAGCACAACCACGGCAACGGAATCAACCACT GTATCCACGCCGACCACCGCCACGTCTTCAACTCCTGAACTCTCCTCTTCAAACTCGCCATCG aCCGAAACTACTACCTGCGCTTCGCCAACTACTTCAACAAACGGACACTTGACTTCTACTACTGat ggagCTGCAACATCTCCAATCAAAACAGAG actcctAAACATCAGATATGCTTTACCCCGAACCAAGCTACCTTCAGCAGAAATAGCACCCTG atccaaGGCACGTGCATCACCAAGCCGTTCACTGGATACGCTATGGCTATCCGGCGCCAAGATGACCTGGAAGAACGGGACTACTCGAAGATTCTCACCTTCAAGCCAATTGTGTTCTATGAGAAGGCCAACGAGACAGGACCACACTTGTACTTGGAAAACCACCGCGGGCTGAATGTGATCTTCGTCTTCTACAACAACAAGAAG AACGTCGTCATTCTGGATGCAAGTCAGAAAAACAACTGCGCCAACGACAAAGCCGATTGCCTACCCTTCGAGTACCGGGACATCAATGCATTCATATACCACATATGCTGGGACAGGGACACGCATGCGGACGGAAACTTCATCGATGCTTTGCTTGAGAAAATGCTGTCGTGA
- the C35A11.3 gene encoding Glycoprotein (Predicted) — MTSIHLLLLLTMCTPVAETNYQPSDPAPFDTFCTRETSTTTATESTTVSTPTTATSSTPELSSSNSPSVSTSTTATSSTPTTEIFSSNSPSTETTTCASPTTSTNGHLTSTTDGAATSPIKTETPKHQICFTPNQATFSRNSTLIQGTCITKPFTGYAMAIRRQDDLEERDYSKILTFKPIVFYEKANETGPHLYLENHRGLNVIFVFYNNKKNVVILDASQKNNCANDKADCLPFEYRDINAFIYHICWDRDTHADGNFIDALLEKMLS, encoded by the exons ATGACTTCTATCCACCTTCTTCTCCTCCTTACCATGTGCACTCCTGTCGCTGAGACAAACTACCAG CCAAGCGATCCGGCTCCTTTTGACACGTTCTGTACTCGCGAGACCAGCACAACCACGGCAACGGAATCAACCACT GTATCCACGCCGACCACCGCCACGTCTTCAACTCCTGAACTCTCCTCTTCAAACTCGCCATCG GTATCCACGTCGACCACCGCTACGTCTTCAACTCCAACAACTGAAATCTTCTCTTCAAACTCGCCATCG aCCGAAACTACTACCTGCGCTTCGCCAACTACTTCAACAAACGGACACTTGACTTCTACTACTGat ggagCTGCAACATCTCCAATCAAAACAGAG actcctAAACATCAGATATGCTTTACCCCGAACCAAGCTACCTTCAGCAGAAATAGCACCCTG atccaaGGCACGTGCATCACCAAGCCGTTCACTGGATACGCTATGGCTATCCGGCGCCAAGATGACCTGGAAGAACGGGACTACTCGAAGATTCTCACCTTCAAGCCAATTGTGTTCTATGAGAAGGCCAACGAGACAGGACCACACTTGTACTTGGAAAACCACCGCGGGCTGAATGTGATCTTCGTCTTCTACAACAACAAGAAG AACGTCGTCATTCTGGATGCAAGTCAGAAAAACAACTGCGCCAACGACAAAGCCGATTGCCTACCCTTCGAGTACCGGGACATCAATGCATTCATATACCACATATGCTGGGACAGGGACACGCATGCGGACGGAAACTTCATCGATGCTTTGCTTGAGAAAATGCTGTCGTGA
- the T09D3.8 gene encoding DUF281 domain-containing protein (Confirmed by transcript evidence), whose product MNWAPYLLFILMSRPMEFCMRMVPPDDVGFTTEDPTGLTEATTDPMTTVTVTEEPTTTATPDDCTVCGINDILLPADDGMKKRPNEWLQTDSTSDGCVQWNVYCNTSPDCTSTILYADSPSGTTEIGDDLATSSEATLTCQKDGTWSSGTVTEIENLYCVFGGDCV is encoded by the exons ATGAATTGGGCACCGTATCTCTTATTCATTTTAATGTCCCGACCAATGGAGTTCTGTATGAGAATGGTCCCTCCGGATGACGTTGGTTTTACTACAGAAGATCCAACAGGTTTGACAGAAGCAACTACAGACCCGAtg ACGACAGTCACAGTGACAGAAGAGCCTACCACAACAGCAACACCTGATG ATTGTACTGTATGCGGAATTAACGATATATTATTACCAGCGGATGATGGCATGAAAAAGAGACCTAACGAATGGCT GCAAACTGATTCAACTTCCGATGGATGTGTTCAATGGAATGTTTATTGTAACACTTCTCCGGATTGCACGTCTACTATTCTATAC GCTGATTCCCCCTCTGGAACAACCGAAATAGGAGATGATCTTGCAACTAGCTCTGAAGCAACATTAACATGTCAAAAAGATGGAACTTGGTCATCAGGAACAGT AACTGAAATTGAGAACTTGTATTGCGTCTTTGGCGGCGACTgtgtttaa
- the C35A11.2 gene encoding uncharacterized protein (Confirmed by transcript evidence), giving the protein MQLSVLFIAFLHQLVVVSDGKVTAEQLDKKLGAGMKHVSCQMRITGFYMKRHCKKHFNTTLRCDLNEHERRTVKKVAKLCCEDAPSCEPTELFDEFCCQGDHCEDTECHPWDDSVEEIQLANLVFSSDEVFNSIQERIIEQMKIGNRPDYFPEVLTVYYNNPELIYENEPSLRRYFKAHRLQAAHIAKSFGIIQRHDNQIKF; this is encoded by the exons atgcaaTTATCAGTGCTCTTCATTGCATTTCTCCATCAACTGGTTGTCGTATCAGACGGAAAAGTGACAGCAGAACAATTGGATAAAAAGCTTGGCGCCGGAATGAAGCACGTCTCCTGTCAGATGAGGATCACCGGATTTTATATGAAAAGGCACTGTAAAAAGCATTTCAACACAACACTTCGATGTGATTTAAATG agcaCGAACGAAGGACagtgaaaaaagttgcaaagcTTTGCTGTGAAGATGCTCCAAGCTGTGAGCCAACGGAattatttgatgaattttgCTGCCAGGGAGATCATTGTGAAGACACTGAATGCCACccg TGGGATGACTCTGTGGAAGAAATTCAACTTGCTAACCTTGTTTTCTCATCAGATGAAGTGTTCAATAGCATTCAGGAGAGGATAATTGAACagatgaaaattggaaatcgtCCTGATTATTTTCCAGAAGTATTAACAGTTTATTA TAATAATCCAGaattaatttatgaaaatgagCCATCATTGCGACGATACTTTAAAGCTCATCGGCTACAGGCCGCCCATATTGCAAAATCATTTGGAATAATTCAACGACATGataatcaaatcaaattttaa
- the T09D3.3 gene encoding EB domain-containing protein (Partially confirmed by transcript evidence) encodes MSFISATKFVIFFAASINAQKVEQDHSVVNRVSNIAEKYSNWALGKSDYRNGNLNNFQVTQVQSPPRNYNTAPVKRFFHQVRIQPPLIIKPVTYSETSYQPIDIYSTTQTPILTTPPYPSRISHFPTENRQIFRSPVRQHYQPSPNFPRLLETEVPVSQSSPMFTSNSSLLPPHMSQNFGSSILTQLLNPILQEPNIPTAPPNLQISPQMHINPNFPTLVPLPIPQPVVLEPTKEEVMKIASKKNLYGMPRFPIEPHRGFFQASMSCMDGWCGNECCEPRRPFAAPTTTIQASVLPGSPSPPHPLVLVVHPAPQAQCSPACQPHCSQQCVARLQYMHESQFYNHILEPSCRPDCMPSCHVDCLIIPPQQVRCNSFNCQCLAGYVQCAAFTCCMRYPNLAARMKSNVMAKSSEEEANVSEEGKQDNEISYRRMYTPNRMRAGKGKYDIENVTSPPVIRPSYWTKHRVKSTKEPKTTIFTTTPVPCPTTTSTTTSATTLVPTTSSSTTTTTTTTPVPVTSTTTEPTTTTYTTSTSTSTTTTLPPTTSTPKIVVNLTPIYPDMLMKANKVPMIPAYGIWTIPPHVPPSSKEFDNPLSGIKTSPTEKRNSIGDIRGRHVIRSENFLDVLSELAQVKLKEDITDDFSHAANFIDFMTDRFSKI; translated from the exons ATGAGCTTTATCAGTGCGACTAAATTCGTAATATTTTTTGCTGCTTCAATAAatgcacaaaaagttgaacaagATCATTcg gtagTAAATAGAGTTTCAAATATTGCggaaaaatacagtaattgGGCTCTAGGAAAATCAGATTATcgaaatggaaatttgaataattttcaagtcaCTCAAGTTCAAAGTCCTCCAAGAAACTACAATACAG ctccagtaaaacgattttttcatCAAGTCCGAATCCAGCCGCCTCTTATCATCAAACCTGTAACTTATTCGGAAACATCTTATCAACCAATTGACATCTACTCAACTACACAAACTCCAATCCTGACAACTCCACCATATCCTTCTCggatttctcattttccaactgaaaatCGTCAAATCTTCCGATCTCCAGTACGACAACATTACCAGCcatctccaaattttccaagacTTTTGGAAACTGAAGTACCAGTTTCTCAGTCATCTCCGATGTTTACTTCAAATTCTTCATTACTCCCACCACATATGTCTCAAAACTTTGGCTCTTCAATATTAACACAACTTCTTAACCCAATTCTACAAGAACCTAATATTCCAACAGCGCCTCCAAATTTACAAATATCACCTCAAATGCACATTAATCCAAATTTCCCGACATTAGTTCCATTACCAATTCCTCAACCGGTAGTTCTTGAACCGACTAAAGAAGAAGTGATGAAAATTGCATCGAAGAAGAATCTATACGGAATGCCAAGATTTCCAATCGAACCTCACCGtggattttttcag GCATCAATGAGCTGCATGGATGGCTGGTGTGGAAATGAATGCTGTGAACCGAGGAGACCATTTGCAGCACCTACCACTACGATCCAAGCAAGCGTGCTACCAG gctcaCCAAGCCCACCGCATCCCCTGGTTTTAGTTGTACATCCCGCACCACAGGCACAATGCTCTCCGGCCTGCCAACCTCATTGTAGTCAGCAATGTGTTGCTAGACTTCAATATATGCATGAGTCACAGTTCTACAACCACATTTTGGAGCCAAGTTGCCGTCCAGATTG TATGCCATCCTGCCACGTCGATTGCCTCATAATTCCTCCACAGCAAGTCCGATGCAATAGCTTCAATTGTCAGTGTTTGGCTGGCTACGTGCAATGTGCCGCATTTACTTGTTGCATGAGATACCCG AATCTGGCTGCAAGAATGAAATCCAACGTGATGGCAAAGTCATCTGAAGAAGAG gcAAACGTTAGCGAGGAGGGGAAACAAGATAATGAGATCAGCTATCGAAGAATGTATACGCCTAATAGAATGAGGGCTGGAAAGGGGAAATACG aCATTGAGAATGTGACATCACCACCAGTTATTAGACCTTCTTATTGGACAAAACATCGAGTGAAGTCAACGAAAGAACCAAAAACTACAATATTCACAACAACTCCAGTGCCATGCCCCACGACCACATCTACGACAACAAGTGCAACTACACTAGTTCCAACCACATCTAGTTCTACAACTACTACAACAACTACTACACCAGTACCCGTTACATCTACAACAACTGAACCTACTACGACAACATATACAACTTCAACTAGTACTAGCACCACAACTACACTTCCACCGACAACATCCACCCCAAAAATTGTGGTTAACCTAACTCCTATCTATCCGGATATGTTAATGAAAGCAAACAAAGTTCCAATGATACCAGCCTACGGAATTTGGACAATTCCGCCCCATGTACCACCCTCTTCAAAAGAATTTGATAACCCATTGAGTGGAATAAAAACCTCGCCAACTGAAAAGCGGAATTCTATTGGTGATATTCGCGGGAGACATGTTATCCggtctgaaaactttttggatgTTCTCAGTGAGCTGGCGCAG GTGAAGCTTAAAGAGGATATAACGGATGACTTTTCACATGCAGcaaatttcatcgattttatGACGGACAGATTTAgcaaaatttag
- the nhr-216 gene encoding Nuclear Hormone Receptor family (Product from WormBase gene class nhr;~Confirmed by transcript evidence) gives MQSSSNIYIDPSMYPRYEYANLDISSFERSPTFEQPPSYPTYDQHVQFLPEIENNGPKQKCRVCNLEAHGMHFGVQTCRPCAAFFRRIVVLDLKYTCVSNTQKCNVDGRGRNVCRDCRYKKCIAVGMTTDNVQYNRDSHNNKNSSGSGGGRGRGKNKRNVMMMLTDEEEAAGSSTVKPGGSIKGDESFCSDGSSSTRGNPQLDPDAERRDDEEMDKIISDLKHLFVEYSPPEMINQCSINQLQRLTHSLVLYRQNQQSANQIKFCDTINAFTDGKAHLQRKSEKFSKWVKCVDFFDKLSDEQKIDTVKMSFTVFDRLERAQMSVKIFGEKSITEKKTTLSSYCAVDWKNVKINPETAINTEQANNYVKAEFHAHVDSIIDEVCKPLYELQLSDTETAFILVQVLVYHGGEKVTPELVKMFDQLRETIATDLHLYYTKESQTGTDTNRILKMMSVVNAMKKIHADRVRKSDLIQIFNIYKVSEKRTDFNCS, from the exons ATGCAGAGCAGCAGCAATATTTATATCGATCCAAGC atgtatcCCCGGTACGAGTATGCGAATCTGGATATTTCCAGTTTCGAGCGGTCCCCCACATTTGAGCAGCCTCCAAGTTATCCAACATATGATCAACATGTTCAGTTCTTGCCAGAAATC gaaaacaatgggccaaaacaaaaatgtcgGGTTTGCAATCTGGAAGCTCATGGAATGCACTTTGGAGTTCAAACTTGCCGGCCGTGCGCCGCATTTTTCCG ACGGATTGTTGTACTCGATCTCAAATACACTTGCGTGTCAAATACGCAGAAATGCAATGTCGACGGGCGTGGaag aaatgtgTGTCGCGATTGTCgctacaaaaaatgcattgcCGTCGGAATGACAACTGATA atgtcCAATACAATCGCGACAGCCACAACAACAAGAATTCTTCTGGTTCCGGTGGTGGACGGGGACGAGGTAAAAATAAGAGAAACGTCATGATGATGCTGACTGACGAGGAGGAGGCAGCCGGAAGTAGTACTGTAAAACCGGGAGGTTCGATAAAGGGGGACGAATCTTTTTGTAGTGATGGCTCTTCATCGACGCGTGGCAATCCTCAGTTAGATCCGGATGCGGAGAGACGGGACGATGAGGAAATGGACAAAATTATTAGcgatttgaaacatttatttgtaGAA taTTCACCTCCTGAAATGATAAATCAATGCTCAATTAATCAACTTCAAAGACTTACTCATTCTTTGGTTCTGTATAGACAGAATCAGCAATCAGCTAACCAAATAAAG ttttgtgaTACAATAAATGCCTTCACCGATGGCAAAGCACATCTTCAacgaaaatccgaaaaattctcaaaatggGTAAAATGTGTAGACTTTTTCGATAAGTTGTCCGATGAACAAAAA attgataCTGTTAAAATGTCGTTTACTGTGTTTGATAGACTTGAACGCGCTCAAAtgtctgtgaaaatttttggcgagaaGAGTATTACTGAAAAA aaaaccacGTTATCTTCTTATTGTGCTGTTGActggaaaaatgtcaaaatcaaTCCAGAAACTGCAATAAATACTGAACAAGCAAATAATTATGTTAAAGC tgaattcCACGCTCATGTTGATTCAATTATTGATGAAGTATGCAAACCACTTTATGAACTTCAACTTTCTGACACTGAAACTGCATTCATTTTGGTACAAGTTCTTGTTTATCACGGAG GTGAAAAAGTGACTCCTGAATTAGTGAAAATGTTCGATCAACTTCGTGAGACTATTGCCACAGATCTTCATCTTTATTATACAAAAGAATCTCAAACAGGAACTGATACAAATCGAATACTCAAAATGATGAGCGTTGTAAACGCTATGAAA aaaattcacgCAGATCGTGTCAGGAAAAGTGATTTAATACaaatattcaatatttataAAGTATCTGAAAAACGAACCGATTTTAATTGTagctaa